One genomic segment of Mus pahari chromosome 4, PAHARI_EIJ_v1.1, whole genome shotgun sequence includes these proteins:
- the Hjv gene encoding hemojuvelin → MGDRGQSPSPRSPHGSPPTLSTFTLLLLLCGQAHSQCKILRCNAEYVSSTLSLRGGGSPDTPRGGSRGGLASGGLCRALRSYALCTRRTARTCRGDLAFHSAVHGIEDLMIQHNCSRQGPTAPPPARGPALPGAGPAPLTPDPCDYEARFSRLHGRAPGFLHCASFGDPHVRSFHNQFHTCRVQGAWPLLDNDFLFVQATSSPVSLGANATTIRKITIIFKNMQECIDQKVYQAEVDNLPAAFEDGSINGGDRPGGLSLSIQTANLGSHVEIRAAYIGTTIIIRQTAGQLSFSIRVAEDVARAFSAEQDLQLCVGGCPPSQRLSRSERNRRGAIAIDTARRLCKEGLPVEDAYFQSCVFDVSVSGDPNFTLAAQTALDDARVFLTDLENLHLFPSDEGPPLSPATGLIPLLSAFFVLWLCIQ, encoded by the exons ATGGGGGACCGAGGCCAGTCCCCTAGTCCCCGGTCCCCCCACGGCAGCCCGCCAACTCTAAGCACCTTCACTCTCCTGCTGCTCCTCTGTGGACAGG CTCACTCCCAGTGCAAGATCCTCCGCTGCAATGCCGAGTACGTCTCGTCCACTCTGAGCCTTCGGGGAGGTGGCTCACCGGACACGCCACGAGGAGGCAGTCGTGGTGGGCTGGCTTCAGGTGGCTTGTGTCGTGCCCTGCGCTCCTACGCTCTCTGCACGCGGCGCACGGCCCGCACCTGCCGCGGGGACCTCGCTTTCCACTCCGCGGTGCATGGCATAGAGGACTTGATGATCCAGCACAACTGCTCACGCCAGGGCCCCACGGCCCCGCCCCCGGCCCGGGGCCCCGCCCTGCCCGGGGCCGGACCAGCCCCTCTGACCCCAGATCCCTGTGACTATGAGGCCCGGTTTTCCAGGCTGCACGGTCGAGCCCCGGGCTTCTTGCATTGTGCTTCCTTTGGAGACCCCCATGTGCGCAGCTTCCACAACCAATTTCACACATGCCGTGTCCAAGGAGCTTGGCCCCTGCTAGATAACGACTTCCTCTTTGTCCAGGCCACCAGCTCCCCGGTGTCGTTAGGAGCCAACGCTACCACCATCCGGAAG ATCActatcatatttaaaaatatgcaggAATGCATTGACCAGAAGGTCTACCAGGCTGAGGTAGACAATCTTCCTGCAGCCTTTGAAGATGGTTCTATCAATGGGGGTGATCGACCTGGGGGGTTGAGTTTGTCCATTCAAACTGCTAACCTTGGGAGCCACGTGGAGATTCGAGCTGCCTACATTGGAACAACTATCATCATTCGACAGACAGCTGGACAGCTCTCCTTCTCCATCAGGGTAGCCGAGGATGTGGCGCGGGCCTTCTCCGCAGAGCAGGACCTACAGCTGTGTGTTGGGGGATGCCCTCCGAGCCAGCGACTCTCTCGCTCAGAGCGCAATCGCCGTGGGGCTATAGCCATAGATACTGCCAGAAGGCTGTGTAAGGAAGGGCTTCCGGTTGAAGATGCTTACTTCCAATCCTGCGTCTTTGACGTTTCAGTCTCCGGTGACCCTAACTTTACTTTGGCAGCTCAGACAGCTCTGGACGATGCCCGAGTCTTCTTGACGGATTTAGAGAATTTACATCTTTTCCCCTCAGATGAGGGgcctcccctctctccagccaCCGGCCTAATCCCGCTTCTTTCGGCCTTCTTTGTTCTGTGGCTTTGCATTCAGTAA